A stretch of the Malus sylvestris chromosome 10, drMalSylv7.2, whole genome shotgun sequence genome encodes the following:
- the LOC126586456 gene encoding uncharacterized protein LOC126586456 produces MPFQSKFRLISYSQELVDGQPLYASSNCLPVKALNREPAGHSFHAVALKLRGCVEEKKEVEDEKVVNNKEQTSIPSFDSYSSKGKKKSGGEGKEQDHYALLGLSHLRYLATEEQIRKSYRETALKYHPDKQASLLLNEETEAAKQTKKDEIEGHFKSIQEAYEVLIDPVKRRIYDSTDEFDDEIPTECAPQDFFRVFGPAFMRNGRWSVNQPILFLGDENTPLKEVDNFYDFWYTFKSWREFPHADEFDLEQAESRDHKRWMERQNAKLSEKARKEEYARIRTLVDNAYKRDPRIQRRKEAEKAEKQRKKEAKYMAKKLQEEEAARAAEEERRRKEEDAKRAAETALQQKKLKEKEKKLLRKERARLRTVSGPVTSKRLLNLSEDDVESLCSSVGTEQLRSICEKMEGKEGLERAEVLRDACGYKDDLVGKKEEEKKAEQQNGSVKSNGTIQLASYEKKEEKPWSREEIELLRKGMVKFPKGTSRRWEVVSDYIGTGRSVEEILKATKTVLLQKPDSSKAFDSFLEKRKPSPSIASPLTTRVEVEGVPTTQATETPAVKTDEAVESSSVSAKDQTPTYPIVENGLLSGSEQDVWSAVQEKALVQALKTFPKEAAQRWERVAAAVPGKSVVQCKKKFALLKESFRNKKSTA; encoded by the coding sequence ATGCCTTTCCAAAGCAAGTTTCGCCTTATTTCGTACTCCCAAGAGTTGGTAGATGGTCAACCGCTGTATGCTTCTTCAAACTGCCTTCCTGTCAAGGCTTTGAATCGTGAACCAGCCGGGCATTCTTTCCATGCTGTCGCTCTGAAGCTTCGTGGGTGTGtggaggaaaagaaagaagttGAAGATGAGAAGGTGGTTAATAACAAGGAGCAGACTTCTATACCATCATTTGATTCGTACAGCAGCAAAGGTAAGAAGAAATCTGGTGGCGAAGGCAAAGAACAAGATCACTATGCACTGTTAGGTTTGAGTCATTTAAGATACCTTGCAACTGAGGAGCAGATAAGAAAAAGCTATCGTGAGACTGCCCTGAAATACCACCCTGACAAACAGGCTTCTCTTCTTCTCAATGAGGAAACTGAAGctgcaaaacaaacaaagaaggacGAGATAGAGGGTCACTTTAAGTCCATCCAAGAAGCGTATGAGGTGTTAATTGATCCTGTGAAGCGAAGGATCTATGACTCCACTGATGAGTTTGATGATGAGATCCCCACTGAATGTGCCCCACAGGACTTCTTCAGAGTGTTTGGTCCTGCTTTTATGAGGAATGGGCGGTGGTCAGTTAACCAACCAATCCTATTTTTAGGCGATGAGAATACTCCACTGAAGGAAGTAGACAATTTCTATGACTTCTGGTacaccttcaagagttggagaGAGTTCCCACATGCTGACGAGTTTGATCTTGAGCAAGCAGAGTCTCGTGACCATAAGAGATGGATGGAGAGGCAGAATGCAAAACTTTCAGAAAAGGCTAGGAAGGAGGAGTATGCACGAATTCGTACTCTTGTTGACAATGCATATAAAAGAGACCCGAGAATACAGAGAAGAAAGGAAGCAGAGAAAGCTGAGAAGCAGAGGAAAAAAGAGGCCAAATACATGGCCAAGAAATTACAGGAAGAGGAAGCAGCCAGGGCTGCAGAAGAGGAGAGGAGACGGAAAGAGGAGGATGCCAAACGAGCTGCAGAAACAGCTTTACAGCAGAAGAAGctgaaggagaaagagaagaagctCCTGCGGAAAGAGCGGGCTCGCCTTCGAACAGTTTCAGGGCCTGTTACTTCGAAGCGTTTGCTCAATCTTTCTGAGGATGATGTGGAAAGTCTCTGTTCGTCTGTTGGTACCGAGCAGCTTAggagtatatgtgagaagatggAGGGCAAAGAGGGGCTGGAGAGAGCAGAAGTCCTTAGAGATGCATGTGGATATAAAGACGATTTGGTGGgtaagaaagaagaagagaagaaagcaGAACAACAGAATGGTTCCGTGAAGTCCAATGGTACCATTCAGTTAGCCAGCtatgagaagaaggaagagaagcCTTGGAGCAGAGAAGAAATTGAGCTTTTGAGAAAAGGAATGGTAAAATTTCCAAAAGGAACATCTCGGAGGTGGGAGGTTGTTTCAGATTATATTGGTACTGGAAGATCCGTTGAAGAAATTTTGAAGGCAACAAAAACAGTCCTCCTCCAGAAACCTGATTCTAGCAAAGCTTTTGATTCTTTTCTTGAAAAAAGGAAACCCTCACCATCTATCGCTTCTCCACTTACTACCAGAGTTGAAGTAGAAGGGGTACCGACTACTCAGGCCACTGAAACACCTGCCGTGAAGACAGATGAAGCGGTAGAGTCGTCAAGCGTAAGTGCAAAAGACCAAACTCCTACATATCCGATTGTTGAAAATGGATTGTTGTCAGGTTCCGAGCAAGATGTATGGTCTGCTGTACAAGAAAAAGCGCTGGTTCAGGCTCTGAAAACCTTTCCAAAGGAAGCCGCTCAGCGATGGGAGCGAGTTGCTGCTGCTGTTCCGGGGAAGTCTGTGGTTCAATGCAAGAAGAAATTTGCGTTGC